gagaagttcgtctggcacggagtgcagaaggacgcaAGGACCTGGGTGAGACAGTGCCTgcattgccaaaccagcaaggtggggcggcaCACTGAATCCGGGGTAGGTGAGTTCCAGCAGCCAGGGCGGCGTTTCGGCCATGTGCACATTGATGTCGCCGGGCCCCTTCCCCTGTTGGgtgggtccagatatctcctgatggtggtagaccgctcaacaaggtggcccaaagccacgccaatgcaagaagccaccgccagcgcctgcgccgaggccctactctccagttgggtcagccgcttcggcgtcccgacCACATCACGACCTGTCCGAATCGTGGTCCACCCTGGcccagctgctggggacagctcatcacaccaccacggcctacaacccagccgccaacggcctggtcgagcgtttccacaggtccctgaaggcgtcccttatggcctgctgtaccgccgaggactggaagtaccagctgccgtgggtcctcctcgggttgagaaccgcccccagggccgacggcgccccttccgcagccgaaaaaacctacggcgagccccTCATGGTCCCGGGTGAACTAGTGACAGAGGATCaccacaacccatcggtccagaggcttcgtGAAATCAttggcaagttcgccccctacAAGAGGACATATActgacaggtcggccaccttcacaccgcccAGGATGGCCTCCACTACCCATGTCTTAGTCAGagatgacgccgtccgcccgccactgaccaggccctacgaGGGGCCCTTCTGCGTGCTGGAGTGGAACAGCAAGGCATTCCTGCTCACACTCCACGTGAGGGACAATTGGGTGTCAATCGACtgggtcaagcccgccctcctggaggaagacaCAACTGTCAGCACACCGCACCCTCCACCGGCACAGCCACCGTCGCAACTGGGCCCTCGCAAGAAGCGGAAACGCGGCCACCCCCGAAAAAGGCCGCCCACACCCACATTCAGCCACCCCCACACACAGGGCGTCCATCTGTTGTCATCACGCAGCCGGGGcacccttcaacgccccagcagattcgccgattaatcagacgttacctacttcttgtggggggagtatttgtaaagtccccactaagcaagttttctttgatgacggcccattttctttgtacctacgattcGTCACGGTGGACGGGCTAGGTCAcgaaaattcaattgtttaaactgtgtatgcaattatttatctgttcatcaactgtgtACCATGTATTTCTTGTTTctcaggcatcaagattatactcaactttaattctgtctattgttgcattgtatattgtactcgttcgctgtatttatttattaattgttatcgacctcaggtcacccttgcttccattgtcttccgtGGCCcgacgccagtcggccgctatataaactgcctggaccttgaataaatcagcagtaacttttacctgctcgtttctttagcacctcttatagTACCATACAGCACGGTGCAGGTGCAGAACATGATCAAAGTCACTGTTGTTAAGATTTAAATATCACGATTCTCGTTAGGGTCATTTAGGTTGCCATCTATTGATATCTTTTATTTGATATAAGTTTACTAAGTATATATTATGCATGCTAATACACACACTGACCCAAGGGGACGATCCCTTATCTAAAGTGCATTGTGGGCACTGAAAAAGATAATTCTTGCAGCAATAGTGCAGTGGTAGGACTGCAGCGGCTCAACACCTTTAGCCATTGCTATCACGGACACGGTCAGTTCTGTAGCAGTACAGTAATGCAGTTGACTAATGACTGACATGTCCAGTTCatctaacatttctttttcaatggATAGTAACATGGAAGATTCCAAGTTTTCCTCAGACATCGAATTTCTTAACCTTGTCTTTATAATCTTCAGTTTTGAATATGCCCTCTCAGACTTCCTTAAGACGCGAGTTGCA
The sequence above is drawn from the Macrobrachium rosenbergii isolate ZJJX-2024 chromosome 15, ASM4041242v1, whole genome shotgun sequence genome and encodes:
- the LOC136846279 gene encoding uncharacterized protein, yielding MVPGELVTEDHHNPSVQRLREIIGKFAPYKRTYTDRSATFTPPRMASTTHVLVRDDAVRPPLTRPYEGPFCVLEWNSKAFLLTLHVRDNWVSIDWVKPALLEEDTTVSTPHPPPAQPPSQLGPRKKRKRGHPRKRPPTPTFSHPHTQGVHLLSSRSRGTLQRPSRFAD